A stretch of Camelina sativa cultivar DH55 chromosome 18, Cs, whole genome shotgun sequence DNA encodes these proteins:
- the LOC104762315 gene encoding LOW QUALITY PROTEIN: uncharacterized protein LOC104762315 (The sequence of the model RefSeq protein was modified relative to this genomic sequence to represent the inferred CDS: inserted 1 base in 1 codon), which translates to MESSSSSSSSFKVLDEMAKLYEEAKNLVANGNHIKALEIFEDLIFVHKQAKDSITLHHDQGHLFVALAKRAENPNLTFAYRLGSVECFENAGMSPLSACSLYLLAQQLGSVMYAKKCVSKAREGIKFCSNSDLKEMEGKDKGMMTLIGKAAFIIAESKTSSTNKCELITDLESKKSPEPPLKDEYKGLRSYWLGLDVKIKRDFMKVSIANLLSFVEGVEHYKAEGRDALEQVLASAREDGKWTFWMCRTKCLKKFSSAEECKNHLEQEHAADFKISSEKDTVKRIGKDWARKISVGSWEPVDAVAAVEMIKNRLADVKAFASKNGWSKEWPIAVDEERSKLLKEIKSLLVSFCDLKILSCSIRDWVMRYPLKHLGKLEVSEQNLVDYHLVETPQSICFLECHELNQILGFLKTIKCERDDGTDLVCRAVDSVLARTQVKEKIDFDPQYSYLLLDKRLLKNNDAPFDYEGAINVLDPNVHYSKAHAHGDDIISWLTDYNSVDKTFPRPIREHNFSIWVAVLKAVQFTCRTLRAKYAKKVQFLIFDAALNVVEKICTREDERRRNLPEDQWSLYSSLVCDCCEERVPEDSLPTKLLFLCAVRDVLEGALHPTFDSPDIEDCLNLIRERKTLSDNQVLKSRGLLKSVVTQKILLMESKILLIDNSRIRLLNNLTRLSAFDNRTYILQLLKPFLLNEIVNMESKAKTDAADAAEADLLSEVEKKKPQPKKMNNKNKKKTSTRMPSPLKKTVERKTSLNLEPESTSASLRTVEEDCIEPEKGQLEISSETEIQVEVTREDPDMHNRPGEEDSQSAPGETAARYNSVHDMTLKALLNIKVLKEDLMNQPLHDHLEEQVPLSLRNLFAAFVSEEIKHEGVYSCLLSDLLASQEEVISMSSDAAKVVVAILDFWRCWKHPKRESLVTRLFTVPDNKRMSCRKCRRTTNYPEQSSYGITMPADTIRELKCAFGNIKFVDILKVIRMGYKMVCDSETGGCGKTNYVHHIISRCPPIFTIVLEWENRATENEISETTKALDWEIXISRLYEEGLEPNTNYRLVSMVGCSGVGEHICLAYEKNRWVNLRRECLAGEDVGDWKDMVKFCGERKVQPEILFYEAA; encoded by the exons atggagtcttcttcttcttcttcttcttctttcaaggTTCTTGATGAGATGGCAAAACTCTACGAAGAAGCTAAAAATCTCGTCGCTAATGGAAACCACATCAAGGCGTTGGAGATATttgaagatttgatttttgtccATAAGCAAGCCAAGGACTCAATTACTCTTCATCACGATCAAGGTCACTTATTCGTAGCACTAGCGAAAAGAGCAGAGAACCCTAACTTGACGTTCGCATATAGGTTGGGTTCCGTGGAATGCTTTGAAAACGCTGGAATGTCACCACTCTCTGCATGTTCTCTCTACCTTTTAGCCCAACAGCTTGGGTCAGTGATGTATGCCAAGAAATGCGTAAGCAAAGCGAGAGAAGGTATAAAATTTTGTAGCAACTCGGATTTGAAAGAAATGGAGGGCAAGGATAAAGGAATGATGACTTTAATCGGTAAAGCAGCGTTCATCATCGCTGAGTCCAAGACTTCTTCTACAAACAAGTGCGAGCTAATAACTGATTTGGAGTCAAAGAAGAGTCCAGAGCCGCCGCTTAAGGATGAGTATAAAGGACTGAGGTCGTATTGGTTAGGTTTGGATGTTAAGATCAAAAGGGACTTTATGAAAGTAAGCATTGCAAATCTTTTAAGTTTTGTCGAGGGAGTAGAACATTACAAAGCGGAGGGACGAGATGCTTTGGAGCAAGTTCTCGCTTCTGCAAGGGAAGACGGTAAATGGACTTTCTGGATGTGTAGAACTAAATGTTTGAAGAAGTTCTCTAGTGCTGAAGAATGTAAGAATCATCTTGAACAAGAACATGCTgctgattttaaaatttcttcaGAAAAGGATACGGTCAAGAGGATTGGAAAAGACTGGGCTCGTAAGATATCTGTTGGAAGTTGGGAACCAGTAGACGCAGTAGCTGCCGTTGAAATGATCAAGAACCGGCTCGCAGATGTGAAAGCGTTTGCATCTAAGAATGGATGGTCCAAAGAATGGCCTATAGCTGTGGATGAAGAGCGGAGTAAGTTACTTAAGGAAATCAAATCGCTCCTTGTCTCGTTTTGTGACCTTAAAATTCTCTCATGTAGCATCCGAGACTGGGTGATGCGTTATCCACTTAAGCATCTTGGAAAACTTGAAGTTTCTGAACAGAATCTTGTCGATTATCACCTAGTGGAAACACCTCAGAGTATATGTTTTCTTGAATGCCATGAACTCAATCAAATCCTAGGCTTTCTTAAAACCATCAAGTGTGAAAGGGATGATGGTACAGATCTGGTTTGCAGAGCAGTGGACAGCGTCTTGGCTCGTACTCAAGTTAAAGAAAAGATCGACTTTGATCCTCAGTATTCGTATCTGCTTCTGGATAAAAGACTGCTGAAAAACAATGATGCTCCATTTGATTATGAAGGGGCAATCAATGTTTTAGATCCCAATGTTCACTACTCCAAGGCACATGCTCATGGAGATGATATCATATCCTGGTTAACTGACTACAATTCAGTGGATAAGACTTTTCCCAGACCTATCAGGGAACACAATTTTAGTATCTGGGTGGCTGTTCTGAAAGCTGTTCAGTTCACATGTAGGACTCTGAGAGCCAAATATGCAAAGAAAGTGCAGTTCTTGATTTTTGATGCAGCTCTTAATGTTGTTGAGAAAATTTGTACGCGTGAAGATGAAAGGAGAAGGAATCTGCCGGAAGACCAGTGGAGCTTATATTCATCTCTTGTATGTGATTGTTGTGAAGAAAGAGTTCCTGAAGATTCCCTCCCtacaaaattgttgttcttgtgTGCAGTACGAGATGTCCTGGAAGGAGCATTGCATCCGACGTTTGATTCCCCTGATATCGAAGATTGCTTGAATCTTATACGTGAGCGTAAAACTCTCAGTGACAATCAAGTGTTGAAGTCCAGAGGCCTTCTCAAATCAGTGGTCACCCAAAAG ATTCTTCTAATGGAATCAAAAATTTTGCTGATTGATAATTCAAGGATTAGATTGCTAAACAACCTCACAAGGCTTTCTGCTTTTGACAACCGCACTTATATCCTTCAACTCCTGAAACCTTTCTTGCTG AATGAAATTGTGAATATGGAGTCCAAAGCCAAGACAGATGCAGCAGATGCAGCAGAAGCAGATCTTTTAAGcgaggtggagaagaagaagccacaaccaaagaagatgaataataaaaacaaaaag AAAACTTCAACTAGAATGCCTAGTCCCCTTAAGAAGACTGTTGAACG TAAAACTTCTCTCAATCTTGAACCGGAGAGTACATCTGCGTCACTAAGAACGGTTGAAGAAGATTGTATTGAACCAGAAAAGGGTCAATTGGAAATTTCATCCGAAACTGAAATTCAAGTGGAAGTTACTAGAGAAGACCCTG ATATGCACAACAGGCCGGGAGAAGAAGATTCACAGTCAGCGCCTGGAGAAACTGCAGCTAGATATAATTCAGTTCATGACATGACACTGAAG GCCCTCTTGAACATTAAGGTTCTCAAAGAAGATTTGATGAACCAACCATTGCACGACCACCTGGAAGAACAAGTTCCTCTTTCACTACGAAATTTATTTGCTGCTTTTGTttcagaagaaatcaaacatgAGGGAGTCTACAGTTGCCTCTTGAGCGACTTACTTGCTTCCCAAGAAGAAGTTATTTCTATG TCGAGTGATGCTGCTAAGGTAGTTGTAGCCATCCTTGATTTTTGGCGTTGCTGGAAACATCCAAAAAGAGAAAGCTTGGTAACTCGCCTTTTTACGGTGCCGGATAATAAAAGAATGAGCTGTAGAAAATGCAGAAGGACTACAAATTATCCAGAGCAAAGCTCTTATGGCATAACAATGCCTGCTGATACAATCAGAGAACTGAAG TGTGCTTTTGGGAATATTAAGTTTGTGGATATCCTAAAGGTGATACGCATGGGATATAAAATGGTATGTGACAGTGAAACAGGAGGTTGCGGAAAGACGAACTATGTTCATCACATTATAAGTAGATGCCCGCCTATCTTCACAATCG TGTTGGAATGGGAGAATAGAGCAACTGAAAACGAGATATCTGAAACAACGAAGGCTCTGGACTGGGAGA ATATCAGCAGGCTGTACGAAGAAGGCTTAGAACCAAACACTAACTACCGGCTTGTGTCAATG GTTGGTTGCAGTGGAGTAGGAGAACACATATGCTTGGCTTATGAAAAGAACCGGTGGGTCAACCTCAGACGTGAGTGTTTAGCAGGAGAG GATGTTGGTGACTGGAAGGATATGGTCAAATTCTGCGGAGAGAGGAAGGTTCAGCCAGAGATTCTGTTTTATGAAGCTGCCTGA
- the LOC104762317 gene encoding protein MEI2-like 1, with protein sequence MPSDIMEQRGVSSPSHFREDIHITSERQFGFMKSDLMPENQGGRDRLSNLPKSSWANESYQLKPQSSFSGSHPSLIPNAKTTTNGSQWESSLFSSSMSDLFSRKLRLQGSDMLSPMSANTVVTHREEEPSESLEEIEAQTIGNLLPDEDDLFAEVMGEVGRKSRANAGDDLDEFDLFSSVGGMELEGDIFSSVSHRNGERGGNNSVGEHRRVEIPSRTLLVGNISSNVEECELKALFQQFGDIQPLHTAGKNRGFIMVSYYDIRAAQNAARTLHNKPLRGTKLDIRYSISKENPSENHTSKGALLVNNLDSSISNQELNRLVKSYGEIKEIRRTMHDNPQIYLEFFDVRAAEAALSGLNGLEVAGKQLQLVPTCPEGTRYTSHDAEGCLPKMSYSTTSSGHIGRHFPGMIPSTSIDGGSMRVIHNSVGSPVNSFIERHRSVSIPIGFPPSANAISASKPVGLQEHGHTFDNSNMGIQSMPNLHPHSFSEYVDNFANGSPYKSSAFSEMVSDGSKANEGFMIHNVRGVDGFNGGGIGSPMHQSSRRPNPNLWSNSNPQQHNPSSSMMWPNSPSHINSIPTQRPPVTVFSRAPPIMVNMSSSPVHHHIGSAPVLNSPFWDRRQAYVGESLESSGFHIGSHGSMGLPGSSPSHPMEIGSHKTFSHVGGSRMDINSQNAVLRSPQQLSHLFPGRSPMGSMPGSFDSPNERYRNLSHRRSESSSSNADKKLYELDVDRILHGDDRRTTLMIKNIPNKYTSKMLLSAIDEHCKGTYDFLYLPIDFKNKCNVGYAFINLIEPEKIVPFYKAFNGKKWEKFNSEKVATLTYARIQGKTALIAHFQNSSLMNEDKRCRPILFHTDGPNAGDQEPFPMGSNIRSRPGKPRTSSIDNYNSFSISSVSENREEPPNGTDLFLKEN encoded by the exons ATGCCGTCTGATATAATGGAACAGAGAGGTGTTTCATCACCTTCTCACTTTCGTGAAGATATTCATATTACTTCAGAG AGGCAATTTGGGTTTATGAAATCAGACCTGATGCCTGAAAACCAAGGTGGTCGTGATAGACTTTCAAACCTGCCAAAGAGTTCCTGGGCTAATGAAAGTTACCAGCTGAAGCCACAATCTAGTTTTTCTGGGTCGCACCCTTCTCTTATCCCTAACGCAAAAACCACTACAAATGGTAGTCAGTGGGAAAGCAGTTTATTTTCAAGCTCAATGTCTGACTTGTTTAGTAGAAAAC TGCGGCTACAGGGAAGTGATATGCTATCCCCTATGTCTGCAAACACAGTTGTTACCCACCGTGAGGAAGAACCTTCTGAATCTTTAGAAGAAATTGAGGCACAAACTATTGGAAATCTTCTCCCAGATGAAGATGATCTTTTCGCGGAAGTGATGGGTGAGGTTGGGCGTAAATCTCGTGCCAATGCTGGAGATGATTTGGATGAATTTGACCTCTTCAGCAGTGTTGGTGGCATGGAACTGGAGGgagatattttttcttctgtgaGTCACAGAAATGGGGAGAGAGGTGGCAATAATTCTGTTGGCGAACATCGTCGAGTGGAAATTCCATCCAGAACTCTTTTGGTCGGAAATATCAGTAGTAATGTCGAAGAGTGTGAGCTGAAGGCCCTTTTTCAG CAATTTGGAGACATCCAGCCTCTTCATACAGCTGGCAAGAATCGTGGCTTTATCATGGTATCGTACTATGATATAAGGGCTGCTCAGAATGCGGCAAGAACACTCCATAATAAGCCGTTAAGAGGAACAAAACTTGACATTCGTTATTCTATCTCTAAG GAAAATCCTTCAGAAAACCATACAAGTAAAGGAGCCTTGCTGGTTAATAATCTCGATTCTTCTATTTCGAATCAAGAGCTCAATCGACTGGTCAAatcatatggagaaatcaaagaG ATTCGTAGAACCATGCATGATAACCCACAGATATACTTAGAGTTCTTTGATGTTCGAGCTGCAGAAGCGGCTCTTAGTGGACTAAATGGACTTGAGGTTGCTGGGAAGCAGCTTCAACTTGTGCCAACCTGTCCAGAGGGTACAAG aTACACGTCACATGATGCTGAAGGGTGTCTACCTAAAATGTCTTATAGTACTACATCATCGGGACACATAG GGAGACATTTCCCAGGAATGATTCCTTCAACCTCCATTGATGGTGGATCTATGCGTGTTATTCACAATTCTGTCGGATCACCTGTGAATTCCTTTATTGAACGTCATCGAAGTGTCAGCATTCCTATTGGATTCCCACCTTCGGCAAACGCCATCTCAGCCAGCAAGCCTGTCGGACTTCAGGAGCATGGCCACACTTTTGATAATTCAAATATGGGGATCCAAAGCATGCCAAATCTTCATCCTCATTCCTTTTCAGAGTATGTCGACAACTTTGCAAATGGTAGTCCATATAAGTCCTCTGCATTTTCTGAAATGGTCAGTGATGGCTCAAAAGCAAATGAAGGCTTTATGATACACAATGTTCGTGGAGTGGATGGCTTTAATGGAGGGG GCATAGGATCTCCCATGCATCAAAGCTCCCGCCGCCCTAACCCTAATTTATGGAGCAACTCTAACCCTCAGCAACATAATCCGTCAAGTAGCATGATGTGGCCTAACTCGCCATCTCACATCAACAGCATTCCTACTCAACGCCCACCTGTTACTGTATTCTCTAGGGCACCTCCTATAATGGTGAATATGTCATCTTCCCCTGTGCACCACCACATTGGATCTGCGCCGGTATTAAACTCGCCTTTCTGGGACAGACGACAAGCCTATGTAGGTGAATCTCTAGAATCATCTGGCTTTCACATAGGTTCTCATGGTAGCATGGGGCTTCCTGGATCTTCACCCTCACATCCAATGGAAATTGGTTCTCATAAGACTTTCTCCCATGTTGGTGGGAGTCGCATGGATATAAATTCCCAAAATGCTGTACTGCGATCTCCTCAACAGTTGTCTCATCTCTTTCCTGGAAGGAGTCCAATGGGTTCCATGCCAGGGTCCTTTGACTCGCCAAATGAACGATACAGGAATCTCTCTCACCGTAGAAGCGAATCTAGCTCTAGTAATGCGGATAAGAAACTGTATGAGCTTGACGTTGACCGTATATTACATGGGGACGACAGGAGGACAACGTTGATGATTAAAAACATTCCTAATAA GTATACTTCTAAGATGCTTCTATCTGCCATTGACGAGCACTGTAAAGGAACATATGATTTCCTTTATTTGCCAATTGACTTTAAG AACAAATGCAACGTGGGATATGCTTTCATCAACCTTATTGAACCTGAAAAGATTGTCCCATTTTATAAG GCATTTAATGGCAAAAAGTGGGAAAAGTTCAATAGCGAAAAGGTGGCAACGCTTACGTATGCTCGTATCCAAGGGAAAACAGCTCTTATTGCCCATTTCCAGAATTCAAGCTTAATGAACGAAGACAAACGATGCCGGCCTATTCTCTTCCACACCGATGGTCCAAATGCTGGTGATCAG GAACCATTTCCAATGGGAAGCAACATACGGTCAAGACCAGGCAAGCCACGAACCAGTAGCATTGATAACTACAACAGCTTTAGCATCTCTTCCGTTTCTGAAAACCGAGAAGAACCTCCTAATGGCACTGATCTGTTCTTGAAGGAGAACTAA
- the LOC104762318 gene encoding signal recognition particle subunit SRP68 — protein sequence MGKKESEMSAMEIDDPNSGSSDQILPKFSINVLQLMKSSQAQHGLRHGDYARYRRYCSARLRRLYKSLKFTHGRGKYTRRAILESTVTDVRFLHVVFYMAERAWSHAMEKRQLPDGPNARQRIYLIGRLRKAVKWASLFSSLCSIKTDSRTSLEAEAYASYMKGTLLFEQDQNWETGLACFKNARAVYEELGKYGDLENQVLCRERVEELEPSIRYCLHKIGKSNLQTSELLQIGEMEGPALDLFKAKIEAAMEEARSQQAASLTEFNWLGYRFPVSNPKSRVSILKAQELEKELQGPTAESLPAEKKLTIFDKLFTAYNDARNTIRSDLVSAGNAESVKDDLNGLDKAVGAVLGQRTIERNQLLVKTAKSKLNRKRDDKSEKVTRPEELVRLYDLLLQNVADLSDLISSGRDRKPEEIAFEEECQRKSLAYRAERCFYLAKSYSLAGKRAEAFALYCRARSLAEDALNKFQSVAKKDEGTIQELKTLIKECRANSCIEHATGIMEEERAPENLSRRVSTISLDDSAAKVDKYLLDNLDVYESAVGDGNTKSTAKIERFPPAFQSIPRNPIVLDLADGCIVFPDIENRMKKKSIYSRFFRFTT from the exons ATGGGGAAAAAGGAAAGCGAGATGTCTGCAATGGAGATCGACGATCCGAACTCCGGAAGCTCTGACCAGATCCTTCCTAAGTTCTCGATCAAtg tTCTGCAGCTGATGAAATCTTCTCAAGCGCAGCATGGTTTGCGTCATGGTGACTATGCTCGCTATCG GAGGTATTGCTCAGCACGGTTGAGGAGGTTATACAAGTCCTTGAAATTCACTCATGGCCGTGGTAAATACACTCGACGAGCCATACTTGAATCAACTGTCACTGATGTTAG GTTCCTTCATGTGGTTTTCTATATGGCGGAAAGAGCATGGAGCCATGCAATGGAAAAAAGACAGCTACCAGATGGGCCTAATGCGCGGCAGCGGATATATTTGATTGGTAGGCTGAGGAAGGCAGTCAAATGGGCTTCTCTTTTCTCAAGTTTGTGTTCCATTAAGACTGATTCCAGGACATCTCTGGAAGCTGAG GCATATGCATCCTATATGAAAGGTACCCTGTTGTTTGAGCAAGATCAAAATTGGGAAACTGGGTTGGCATGTTTCAAAAACGCCAG AGCTGTTTATGAGGAACTTGGTAAATATGGAGATCTAGAGAACCAAGTTCTTTGCCGGGAACGGGTTGAGGAGCTTGAGCCTAGTATTCGATACTGCCTACACAAAATTGGCAAGTCAAACTTGCAGACATCTGAACTTCTTCAAATTGGTGAGATGGAAGGCCCTGCATTGGATCTTTTCAAAGCAAAAATAGAG GCTGCTATGGAAGAGGCCAGATCTCAACAAGCTGCATCTCTTACAGAGTTTAATTGGCTTGGCTACAGATTTCCAGTTTCGAACCCAAAATCTCGGGTTTCTATTCTAAAAG CCCAGGAACTTGAGAAGGAGCTACAGGGTCCGACAGCAGAATCCCTCCCTGCAGAGAAAAAGCTAAccatttttgataaattattcaCTGCATATAATGATGCCAGGAACACCATACGCAGTGACTTG GTAAGTGCAGGAAATGCTGAATCTGTTAAAGATGACCTAAATGGTTTGGACAAAGCTGTTGGAGCTGTGCTAGGACAAAGAACCATTGAACGGAACCAGCTGTTGGTTAAAACAGCAAAGAGTAAACTGAACAGGAAACGTGATGATAAAAGTGAAAAGGTTACTAGGCCGGAAGAGCTTGTTCGATTATACGACCTTCTATTACAG aATGTCGCTGATCTTTCTGATCTCATTAGCTCTGGAAGAGACAGGAAACCTGAAGAGATTGCCTTTGAAGAAGAGTGTCAGCGCAAAAGCTTGGCGTACCGTGCTGAAAG GTGCTTCTACTTGGCGAAGTCTTATAGTCTAGCAGGAAAGAGGGCTGAAGCATTCGCCCTGTATTGTCGTGCTCGATCTCTTGCTGAAGATGCCCTGAACAAGTTTCAAAGCGTAGCTAAGAAAGATGAG GGAACAATCCAGGAACTGAAGACACTGATCAAAGAATGCAGAGCTAACAGTTGCATAGAGCATGCGACCGGGATTATGGAAGAAGAGAGGGCTCCAGAGAATCTATCAAGGAGAGTTTCAACTATATCACTAGACGATTCAGCTGCAAAG GTGGATAAATACTTGTTGGACAACCTGGATGTGTATGAATCTGCAGTTGGAGATGGAAACACGAAAAGCACCGCAAAGATAGAACGATTCCCACCGGCATTCCAATCTATACCGCGAAATCCAATTGTTCTAGACCTTGCGGACGGCTGCATCGTCTTCCCAGATATTGAAAacaggatgaagaagaaaagcatATACAGCCGTTTCTTTAGATTTACTACTTAA